The Pyrenophora tritici-repentis strain M4 chromosome 10, whole genome shotgun sequence genome contains a region encoding:
- a CDS encoding NMDAR2-C domain containing protein, whose translation MPPDSDNIIVQIPEASGNSTNTAIYLENDIQMGIEEDQTPATPTQTQPNPPERLVPIMNKRPALFSPVYDRTGRNPFQKNDSDKPTAKDPEQAIQWARNLILQASIMTNSYEEQNKLLELLDVFRDYTEKGRVTNQISDKLSAKLAFHSATLANASEKAAKTLKKATATVAGQNNQTVAVATTTTNTNAPQSYATIAAQPSKNATWTTVAPKKKPTPKKLITHYQIVATLEENQTINPLQARNKINEAFQKAGIAGPVIQLAALSKRNNLILTTTSGYSGEFLLQQSNIWMDLFNIKHAQPLESWTKVIVHNVPTTFEGADTLEILQTEIPTYNKGLQIVGNSYWLTKDWKNKQNSSIVIAFKTEAEAKKLGARIIILGESLRTEKYRSIPATTQCDNCQGFGHTKLKCRNQTACQLCAGTHPTSQHKCSTCTTSGKPCIHTLPKCSNCKEPHFANSRDCEVLAAITNKENC comes from the coding sequence ATGCCGCCAGACAGCGACAATATCATAGTGCAGATCCCAGAGGCAAGCGGAAACAGCACTAATACCGCAATCTATCTCGAAAATGATATCCAAATGGGTATAGAAGAGGACCAGACACCagcgaccccaacccaaacTCAACCTAACCCACCTGAACGACTAGTCCCAATCATGAACAAACGACCAGCCCTCTTCTCTCCTGTATACGACAGAACAGGAAGAAATCCATTCCAAAAGAATGACTCTGACAAACCAACTGCAAAAGATCCAGAACAGGCAATCCAATGGGCTAGAAACCTGATCCTCCAAGCCTCTATTATGACCAACTCATATGAAGAGCAAAACAAGCTACTCGAACTACTAGACGTATTTAGAGACTACACGGAAAAAGGGAGAGTTACAAACCAGATCTCGGACAAACTATCTGCCAAGCTCGCCTTCCACTCAGCTACTCTAGCAAACGCTTCAGAAAAAGCAGCAAAGACATTAAAGAAGGCAACAGCCACAGTAGCTGGTCAAAACAACCAAacagtagcagtagcaacaacgacaacaaaCACAAATGCTCCCCAATCATACGCAACAATTGCAGCTCAACCATCAAAGAACGCCACTTGGACGACTGTAGCCCCAAAGAAAAAGCCAACGCCTAAGAAACTAATTACGCACTACCAAATAGTTGCAACACTAGAGGAAAACCAAACCATCAACCCGCTCCAAGCACGAAACAAAATCAACGAGGCATTCCAAAAAGCTGGCATTGCAGGACCTGTTATCCAACTAGCAGCTCTTAGTAAGAGAAACAATCTCATACTTACTACTACAAGCGGATACTCTGGAGAATTCCTTCTCCAGCAATCCAACATCTGGATGGATCTCTTTAACATCAAACACGCTCAACCACTAGAATCTTGGACAAAAGTCATAGTCCACAACGTCCCTACAACCTTTGAAGGAGCAGACACGCTAGAAATCCTTCAAACTGAAATCCCTACATACAACAAAGGACTACAAATAGTTGGTAACTCCTACTGGCTTACAAAAGACTGGAAGAACAAGCAAAACAGCTCTATTGTTATTGCTTTTAAAACAGaagctgaagcaaagaaacTAGGAGCGAGGATCATTATCCTTGGAGAGAGCCTCCGTACTGAAAAGTACAGAAGTATTCCAGCTACTACCCAATGCGACAACTGCCAAGGCTTTGGCCATACAAAGCTTAAATGCCGGAACCAAACAGCATGCCAGCTATGTGCGGGGACCCACCCTACATCGCAGCATAAATGCTCCACCTGCACGACAAGTGGGAAGCCTTGTATCCATACACTCCCAAAATGCTCAAACTGCAAAGAACCTCACTTTGCTAATAGCAGAGACTGTGAAGTCCTCGCAGCTATAACAAACAAGGAGAactgttga